From a single Centropristis striata isolate RG_2023a ecotype Rhode Island chromosome 14, C.striata_1.0, whole genome shotgun sequence genomic region:
- the acot13 gene encoding acyl-coenzyme A thioesterase 13 yields the protein MAALTLNTLKLILRTSVESPGFDRVLSKVDVLSAVPGKVVCGMRVEEEHTNRGGTMHGGLTATLVDVISTLAIMNSERGAPGVSVDMNITYMTAAKMGEDILITAQVLKQGRTLAFATVDLTSKATGKLIAQGRHTKHLGGS from the exons ATGGCTGCACTCACTTTAAATACGTTAAAACTAATACTGAGGACATCGGTAGAAAGCCCGGGCTTCGACAGAGTCCTGAGCAAG GTGGACGTCTTGTCTGCGGTCCCAGGTAAAGTAGTGTGTGGGATGCGGGTAGAAGAGGAGCACACCAACCGGGGAGGGACGATGCACGGCGGGTTGACAGCCACCCTGGTCGATGTCATCTCCACCTTGGCTATAATGAACAGTGAGAGGGGAGCACCGGGAGTCAGCGTAGATATGAACATAAC ATACATGACTGCTGCCAAGATGGGAGAGGACATACTCATCACTGCTCAGGTTCTGAAGCAAGGACGGACGCTGGCGTTTGCCACTGTTGATCTCACCAGCAAGGCCACGGGGAAGCTCATAGCACAGGGGAGACACACTAAACACCTCGGCGGCAGCTAA
- the gmnn gene encoding geminin, whose translation MSANGKLKHNHHMSNENLKSFFSPSAKAMAPPRQTLKVLQLSAGNKDLGRSAQVGKVIPKRKHWSAEQTRGPKRVKAEVKSTQTEETQCLIDGMSKEAYELMVVETPPSTYWKEIAEERRKALFNVLQENEKLHKDIEAKDERIAQLNSENEELQELAQHVQYMADMIERLTGKSPDNLEQLKDIALDVDEEEEEELNDSQASDLSEEEEDDISPHDSEEDETSDQEQVEPSAEQD comes from the exons ATGAGTGCCAACGGAAAGCTAAAACACAACCACCACATGTCTAATGAGAACTTAAAG AGCTTTTTCTCACCATCTGCAAAGGCAATGGCACCGCCCAGGCAAACACTGAAGGTCCTCCAGCTCTCAGCTGGCAACAAAGATCTGGGAAGGTCAGCTCAG GTGGGAAAGGTCATTCCCAAACGGAAACATTGGAGCGCAGAACAAACTAGAGGACCAAAGCGGGTGAAGGCAGAAGTCAAATCTACACAAACAGAAGAAACTCAGTGTTTGATAGATGGCATGTCCAAGGAAGCATATGAACTTATGGTCGTAG AAACGCCACCTTCCACCTACTGGAAAGAAATAGCTGAAGAGCGTCGAAAGGCCTTGTTCAATGTTCTACAGGAGAATGAGAAG ttGCACAAAGATATCGAGGCCAAAGATGAACGGATAGCACAGCTCAACAGTGAAAATGAAGAACTGCAGGAGCTGGCACAACACGTACAGTACATGGCCGATATGATTGAG cggCTGACTGGGAAGAGCCCAGACAATCTGGAGCAGCTGAAGGACATTGCTCTTGATgtggatgaggaagaggaggaagagctcAATGACAGTCAAGCATCAGATCtgagtgaggaggaagaggatgataTCAGTCCACATGACTCTGAGGAAGATGAGACCTCAGACCAAGAACAAGTTGAACCCTCGGCAGAGCAAGATTAA
- the c14h6orf62 gene encoding uncharacterized protein C6orf62 homolog, which translates to MGDPTSRRNQTRNRLRAQLRKKRESLADQFDFKIYIAFVFKEKKKKSALFEVAEVVPVMTNNYEENILRGVRDSSYSLESSIELLQKDVVQLHAPRYQSMRRDVIGCTQEMDFILWPRNDIEKIVCLLFSRWKGADDEPFRPVQAKFEFHHGDYEKQCLHALGRKDKAGMVMNNPTQSVFLFMDRQHLQTPKTKATVFKLCSLCLYLPQDQLTCWGVGDIEDHLRPYMPD; encoded by the exons ATGGGGGACCCAACTTCACGAAGAAATCAAACAAGAAATCGACTACGAGCTCAACTTCGGAAGAAAAGGGAGTCTTTGGCTGATCAGTTTGACTTCAAGATTTATATAGCCTTCGTTTTCAAAGAAAAG AAGAAGAAGTCTGCACTTTTTGAGGTAGCTGAAGTGGTGCCAGTGATGACCAACAACTATGAAGAAAACATCTTACGAGGTGTGCGAGATTCCAGCTACTCTCTCGAGAGTTCGATAGAACTCCTGCAAAAAGATGTTGTGCAACTGCACGCCCCCCGATACCAGTCAATGCGAAGG GATGTGATAGGCTGCACGCAGGAGATGGACTTCATCCTTTGGCCACGCAATGATATTGAGAAgattgtctgtctgctgttctcCAGATGGAAGGGGGCCGATGATGAACCCTTTAGGCCTGTTCAG GCCAAGTTTGAATTTCATCATGGAGACTACGAGAAGCAGTGCTTGCATGCTTTGGGTCGTAAAGACAAGGCTGGAATGGTCATGAACAACCCAACTCAGTCTGTTTTTCTCTTCATGGATAGACAGCACTTACAG ACTCCTAAAACCAAGGCCACAGTGTTCAAGTTGTGCAGCCTCTGCCTATACTTGCCCCAGGACCAGCTGACCTGCTGGGGTGTGGGAGACATCGAGGATCACCTTCGCCCATACATGCCTGACTGA